One segment of Bradyrhizobium sp. WD16 DNA contains the following:
- a CDS encoding tetratricopeptide repeat protein, which translates to MRICDPVAFAVVIGAALVAAPAHAFEGNAINGNAAAPLPVVSPQGGVAAALKKAVPPATSLSSLQYAAEGGHPVAQWKLGQMYASGDGVAQDDLRAFDYFSKIANAHAEDNPSGPQAAIVANAFVALGRYYLDGIPNTKVKADPERAREMFSYAASYFGNAEAQYNLARLYLDGIGIPKDAKYGVRWLGLAAQKGQHQAQALLGQMLFNGINLQRQAARGLMWLTLARDSATSDETWIKESYNAALAKASEDDRAMALQMLERWLQGRRD; encoded by the coding sequence ATGCGGATCTGTGACCCTGTCGCGTTCGCGGTCGTGATCGGCGCCGCCTTGGTCGCCGCGCCGGCTCATGCCTTCGAAGGCAACGCGATCAACGGCAATGCGGCGGCGCCGCTGCCGGTCGTCTCGCCCCAGGGGGGCGTCGCCGCCGCGCTGAAGAAGGCGGTGCCGCCGGCGACCAGCCTGTCGTCGCTGCAATACGCCGCCGAGGGCGGCCATCCGGTGGCGCAGTGGAAGCTCGGCCAGATGTACGCCAGCGGCGACGGTGTCGCCCAGGACGACCTGCGCGCCTTCGACTATTTCAGCAAGATCGCCAACGCCCATGCCGAGGACAACCCGTCGGGGCCTCAGGCGGCGATCGTCGCCAATGCCTTCGTCGCGCTCGGCCGCTACTATCTCGACGGCATTCCCAACACCAAGGTCAAGGCCGATCCGGAGCGGGCGCGGGAGATGTTCTCCTATGCCGCGTCCTATTTCGGCAATGCGGAAGCCCAGTACAATCTGGCGCGGCTCTATCTCGACGGCATCGGGATTCCGAAGGATGCCAAATACGGCGTGCGCTGGCTCGGCCTCGCCGCCCAGAAGGGCCAGCATCAGGCCCAGGCCCTGCTCGGCCAGATGCTGTTCAACGGCATCAACCTGCAGCGCCAGGCCGCCCGCGGCCTGATGTGGCTGACCCTGGCGCGCGACAGCGCAACCTCCGACGAGACCTGGATCAAGGAGAGCTACAACGCCGCGCTCGCCAAGGCCTCGGAAGACGACCGCGCCATGGCGCTGCAGATGCTCGAGCGCTGGCTCCAGGGGCGGCGGGATTAG